The DNA region CTATTTAAAGATAGTTTTAAAGTTGCAGCTTTTAAACaatatcaagcaaaaaaaaccaaccatTTCCATTGTTTTAATAACTGTCCACCACAATTGCCCTAAAACTTTTAGAACTTAGAGTGTAAAGTCTCCTAAGGAGACACAATTTGATGAGTaatctttacatgcattgtttacagaacagttcaaagttaaaaactatCACTGCACTAGAGTgcgattttttatacatgctgaaaaaaatatgaatttatgaaaaatgtatgaCAATATAGCTAAATAAAGCTACTCTGAATAGCAATATAAAGCTATATAGCTtattcaagctatatagctaaatcaagagattgtactggacctgctATAACTAACATGGCAAACAATTTAATTAGACTAGTTTTCCAGCATTTGATTAGACAATCAGCACCAGCTTCCTTTCAATCGGAGATGCATAATCCATAAAGTTTATATGTCCCTGTTACAAtcgaaacaatattgtttaaatttatgaaaaagttattttgaaaataaacacaaactGTACTCAACAGTTTCAACAATTTATTGCCATTATTTAAAGGTAGGTCACAGTACACTCGCTCGCAAAGCTCATAGGTATAACATTCAACATCGACTTCGATGTGCAACACATACTTACAGTGATTTCTTGAGCTGGGAACACGTCCTAAAAGTTTGGTAATTCTTACAACAGCAAACAGTTATGAAAGTTTTGCAGAACTCTGAAACTGCGTAGACTCGATCTTATGTAAACAAGCTGACGTCACACATCATTTTTAGTAACGCGTACTAAAAGTGTTTCGGATGACGCATATGAATTTCATCGCCTGTGTTTcaaattaaaagaataatttcCTTCGTAAAAAAAGAcgacaaattgaataaatttagaAACACTGCATATCATAGATCGGTAAAGTTAAGAGGGGGTGTACATATGTTTACATGCTTTAAAAGCGGATTCACCGCCGACGACGTGCATCATAGTTCCTATGACAAATGTGGACGTTTCTGCCTCACCCCCTCCGCAACCAGCTTtggaacaaaaaaataaatcgtTTGATATGTAACTTGGCACACGTACATCCAATTATCAGACAAATGTTAcgaaaaaaattacacattaaaatcttttaaaagaacaaacttaaatgatgaagaataattgttttcatattaaCTACcttatagaattttaaaatacaggagattttttttttttttgcctcttGCATGAAAACTAACAAGGTGGCAACTTATAAGACAGTTTGATCAGGTGAGGTGTGAATGTCCacgcgcggatccagaaaatttttccaggaagggggggggggggtgttcgcAGGATAATTGAGTTTgccgggtggggggggggggtgtccgaggcatatttgcgataattttactatatgtaaatttataaattttcattttttagggggggggggctgcccctcCCAACCCCtcttgatccgcgcatgttgTCGTCTACATATTATGCAAGTGTCGAAATCTTCCGTGTGAATTCATTAAAGTCTCTGCAGTGTGTGTTTATTCACCAATCAAAGGCcttcggggaggggggggggtatgcattaaaacaataaaacaacatgaatataacaaataatggaTGAAATATAAAGGTATTGTACTGTTAAGTAAGCATAGTAAGTTACAATGGAAGGAACATCTGATATTACACATACAAAGTTGTCATACGCATGCAAGGGTATACATTTATTTGAAGGtacagaaataaattataagtaCACAATCCCTTGCTCAAAGCAATACGTTAGTATTGATACAGACATGttatattaaggcccctaatatGTATCtgtattccatacacaattgtATGTAGactattttattataataattattaatttgtgatatattttcaattaggTAGGACAGTAGGACTATAGACTAAGTACGTTTAAATGAATTccaaatcaaataatatatgtatCCACGTATGTGGAGAAACATTTAACAACCCTCAGTTTTAAGTCATGTATAATAATTGAAACATAAGCATATTGTCactgagatggcggcatttctttgatgccggcaaagcgacccggCGAGCTCTAATGCGGTCGTATTACAGGGGTGCTTCGACGGCATGACTTTGATGCCGGCTATGCTACGAGCGCCTGAATTTAGATACCTGCTGATAAAAAAAAGACTGTCACAAAGCAGGAAATTAACGGTATTTCTAACCGGGCTCTATATTTGtagtgaaaaaaaacccccgatattatttaaatttatgataaaatttaaacggaaaacattttaaaccatCATTTTCAAGATAAAATCGTAAAACAAACCacaattaagaaagaaaaaacgtTCGACACTCGGgaactgaacccgggtcgcctgggcacaagtccaccacttaagcgactgagctacgcggactctcgcttcaaaactttgaagcctaaaatctcgagaatgcgtgaatcgattttaaaacggatttcatattctgaagtgatTTATGTGCCTCTATCGAAtagtaacagaaaaaaattttcaacacaaaaaagttaaaaaatgactttttttgtttccttccggtgacgaccgaaagtgacggcggacgttcggatatgcgtagtacactgcggcTGGACACTTTCtaccatccctgaaaatttgaaagttctatcttaaatacttttggagaaaactcgtgaacaagcaaaaacataaaatctttaatatctcgggaccggaagtgacgaccaaaaaaatcccacgCACTTttgttacaaattttgtcataaacaagatctgaaagttttatcaaaatcggctgaagcgtttttgagaaaacgtgggagaaaaaaaaaataataataactagacgcgatctcgttgcgagcaacgagtaggtcttccgtttgaatTGCAAGAGCAACAACTTAGATCcgatttttcaaattaaagctgaacaccgctcgtaaataggcagtgtccgccatatttctctttcattacTGCTGTTCCTACAACCCTTATGTAAGGCGAAGACCTcgaaacagtttaaagtaatttgTTGTAGAGGCTTCACCTGTGTGGATGTACAACTTGCCTCGTCGTATTACTCAaacgcgatgaaattatcaagttGTACGCACTTTTTTTAAAGCTAAGAGAATActtacatcaaataaattggtcaatgcattatttacaaaatttacaaaatttatgaaACACTATAATATTCATCGTTGGTGACCTACATGTGATTCACATCGATTATCTCTATCATCACTTGAGAAAACTTGTGGACTCAAAACCGTGGTTTGCGATGATGTATAATATTTGGCGTTATATTTCCTGACCAGCAACAAGAATAGAAAATGTCAAGCATTATGATCATTTTGATAAACTGTGACAACAATAGCTTCATGATAACTAAAGTACGTGGACATTTTGTTAACTTCCACTTGCAAAGATCCAGACACATACACGTGGTCAAGAATTGTTGCTCCTTCTGTTGTATTGAAAGCAACAAGCTGCCTAAACCCCTCTTTTGTCATGAAGGATTGTATTGGTCCTTTTTTGTGTGCATCCTCATTGAAGTCCCCAACGCAAACAATGTTCCAGTTTTTATTCCTATAATGTTCAATTAACTTTTGAAGGTGCTGTAGAAACGTGCATACAGTGGTAGTGCTCGGGCGATATAAAGTAAGAATTActgtttcaatattttgtaaatgaacAGCAATACCTTCAATATTCTTCACAGGAAGAGGATTAGCTTTATTATCATGTCCATTGCTTTTGATATACACAGCAACACCGCCACCCTTTCCAACACTTTTGTTTTGCATATCTGTAGACTGATCATCGTATGCATTTCCTCTAGCTTGAGAGTGGAAAGAAAATCCATCTAAGGAAAAGTTGAAGAGATTTTCATTTGGTCTCAACCAAGTCTCTGTCAAACAGATTATATCTGCTTCTGTAAAACGCAAATCGAGCTGCAGATTTAAAAAGTGTGCTTTAAGACTCTGAATGTTGTGAAGTATAATTCTGGTACACAGCGATGACCTctcaaagatatttgaaaaccTCAACTTCGTCATATCAAAAAGGGCATTTTTTACTTCAGCATCAGCGTATACCTTTTTCTCTAATGTTTTGACATCATCGGTTTCGATGAATAATCCGTCTTTGGATCTCACTCTTGTTAGCGCAACATATCCTTGACCTGCAGAAAATGTTCGGTCTAAATTGACAACGACTTTGTCAACAGTCATTCCTTGGACCTTGTGAGCTGTACACGCCCATGATAATCGTAGAGGAAACTGATGTCTGAcatatgattttgattttttttccaccaCTTCCTCTTGCACCCTCTCGATTAAAACAACATTTCCCTGTGATGTTTTTCTTCCAGTATGTTTTCCAACATTCTTGTTATCGAATATCACCCCAACTGCAAGAACATGATCTACATTTCCGtctttcaaaatgaaatttgaaatgtttcCCATGACACCGTTTACAAGTCCGTCCTCTACATTACAATTTCGAGTAAGCATTACCCGTGCATTTACCGCAATCAAAAGGGAACTGGACAGACCGTCCGTTTTTGATCTAGATATAGGCTTTCTTCTCAGTGTTAGTTTCCCTGTTGCTGTGTCTTTTTCGAAATCCCGAGCATCAATCTCAACAAATTCCTTGCAACTTTTACGCAGCATTTTAAGATTGAAATTATTTACTTCGTCGTTCGTAGCATATACATGCAACACGTCCTCTGGTCCCTCTCTAACACATTCATGAAGCATGGACAAGGTGTCAGTTTTAAGAGGTTCCCGCAATTCTCGTGTACGGAGAGAATTAAGAATTTCTGCAAATGGTACATCCTGTTTTTGTCTCATGATTTCTGTTAACTCGACAACTTTGAATAATTCTTGCCAGTGATCAACTGGATATGAAATGTTGCTTTTGTAGAGTCTTTCATCTTTACGTTGTTTCACTGGAGGGAGCTGGTAAAAGTCGCCTACCGCAATGACACTGACTCCTCCAAACGgctttttgcttttttttatttgcacaaGTCTTTCGTGGATATAATACAGCAGTCTCTTGTAAACCATAGACACTTCATCAATTACCAGAACACTCAGATCTCGAAGTTGTACTCTTATTTCACTGAGAATCTGTTCTTTTAATGGTTCATAAGGTAGACGCATATACTTTGGCAATGCAAAAAGGTGATGAATTGTATTTCCACCAATGTTGAATGCAGCTGTTCCTGTGAAAGCAGACAACAGAACTGATAAACTATCTGGCGTCGACAAGTTTTTTGCAAGCAAACGTGAGGATTCATAATGAATTGCCTTAATAACATGACTTTTTCCTGTACCTGCACCACCTGTTATAAATATGTGAAAGGGGTCTGGGTTTTGTCCTGTTGATTTTTCTATACACCAGTCtcttatataataaaagatgtTTCTCTGTGTCTCATTTAGGTTTTGGATTATCTGCAAGGCTTCTTCTCTGGATTGGTTATTTTGTTGGACTTTGAACATGACATCAGCTGAGTTTGCCTCGGTCTCCATCTCCGGTATTTCATCGACATGATCATCCAACACATTCAGTGTACTTCTTTCTTCAATACATTCCTTTCGTATCAATTCAGTTTCTGGACATAAACTTGCCCATGCATCCTGCGGTTCTCCGATAGTCTCAAATGTTTCTTGTGCGTCCGCTatcatttcttcattttctgCAAATTTTGCATGATTTGTATCGACCAATATCTTGACTGCTTGTAATGTCTTATCATTTCTCACTTTAACATGGCCATTCTCATAAAATGTCTGATAGAGATCAAAACCTGTTGGTTTTAATTGAGTTGTTCTCTCGTGAGGCAGGAAGAGCTGTAGGAGACACTGATAATATTTTTCAGACATTTTGTCAACACTAAACCGTGGGTATCTAATTACAGCTGGTTTTGTTCTGGTTCTCTTTTGTACAAATCCCTTTGAATTTTGCaattcaaatacattttcatttggagTCTTTGGAACCTGAGACTTTGCAAGAACGCGGTATTCTGAACAGAATTGAGCCAAACACATGTCGTGAAACATTATCTTGTTTGGTCGATTTTCATACCTTTCAACAATATTTGTCATCCATAAATCCTCTTCCTCATTTCCATCGTCATTGGCTTCTTCTCTCTCCTTATGTGTGGCTCGTTTTATCTGAGAAAGTGGTTTGGTTAAACGGGTTGGGTTTTCTCCCACTGGTATAAAAACAACCTTCCTCGAACActctttcattttcaaattacagACACGATAAACAGCTTCTTGTGCACTCACTTCCCGATGTTTTAAGTAGGCAGacccaatttttttcaatgtttggCGTGCTTCACAGTTCCCTTCCTCGGCCTCTATCTTTGTTTGTTTCAGCAACATCCCCATTTCTCTTTCAGATTTTGAgatataagaaatgatataaacaatGCAGCTAAATGGATCTAAAACAAATTGAATGTCCATGTTTGCATCCCAGCACCTTAATAGACATGGGTTGTACTGGTTGGTCCAGAGCTCACACGGTTCTCTTTGCAGAACAATTGCCTTCTTTTTTGTAATAATGTTATATGCTGTTTCATATTGTTCTTGCGTCAATCCCAATGCATTGAAGATTTCGCCCACTGTGCTTGATGAATTGCTGTCTAGTTGCATTTCATCCCAGACACGCATTAGCATATCTTTAGCAACCCTTTTCTCTGTCTcattttttgtttctgtttcaatattttgatctaTTTCATCAGTTTCAGGTGAAGTGATGAATGTGCGTACAGAAGGCGGTCTAGGAAAATTAAACCTGCACTCTGAGCCCTTCTTTCTGCATGACTTGGAGTGTTTTTTACTGTGTTGTTGAACAGCCAGCACAATGCTTCTTAGCTCAGCATCTTCCTCCTCCAAAGGAACTGCGCAAGATACATATTTATCGACGAAATTACACACTGCTTCCTCGCCATCTTGATCAATTTTAGGAGAGTTTTCAACCCAATATAAGCAGTGCATGTGAGGCGATCCTCTTTGTTGAAACTCAACTCTCTGAAAAAAGTCTATAACTTTTCCAATTGGTTCCGATGGCGATAAAATGACATCTTTCTGAAACACGTGGAATCTCTGTTCAAACATCCTTGCAACAGTAACTGGATTACTTTTTAGTACTTCGTTTTTTTCAGACCAATCTAACAAATCTGGATCTCTGTGATCATTCTGTTGTTGTAAAATTGTTCTAATAGAATCATTCCATCTATGTTCAGCAGCAGAGAACGAACAAAACCATGTAGGTATTCCCAACTGCCGCAGCATTGCAAAGAGATCTTTTTGGGCTGCAGACCAATATGCCGGTGTTCCACGAATAGGCTGCATAAAGCGTAATGCCTCGTCATTTCTCAACAGCTTTGAAAGGGTCTCCGGATCTTGTAACATGTCTGGTGTAACTAATTTATCACTCCCAATCTTTGTGACAGATTTTCGAATTGAGATTTGAGTTTTCTCTATTACTTGATTCAGTTCTGACAAATACTggctgaaaaaaatgtaacttgTATCTTTAGCAAATCGGTTATCTGCATTCATTAACCGGTTGTTGAAATATCTAGATAACGTTATCCTTTCCGGCCTATCGTCATTCCATGAGAACTTTCCGCTAGGAAAAAGGTATGGAAAGGATTTAGCTTCA from Crassostrea angulata isolate pt1a10 chromosome 7, ASM2561291v2, whole genome shotgun sequence includes:
- the LOC128191225 gene encoding uncharacterized protein LOC128191225, whose translation is MRKVHKGGSNKSGSALKPPLASAGMSPAKMPKRKTFDGRKQREKQKMRMREKRQQSRYPDTPPNELVVESSVSVEPVDGAISAPPSNFLGQVSMGFPNSKKPLARVQASLRERMHSPASRLPSPRGSRLFVREQDKAPSPDSPAWVCAPPRAPGLDTVHVSGPAGQAQLDTSREEETSSILKDEETLTRNKTDNERKTKRILNEHKILETIYENQNNDISEEIYDEISKNIYDEISESIIENQCIKISENMYDSHNEISKNLNENEESEVTENMNEKRVTAIHVNLYENQQTRTMKDINGKIENENDLEKNIKREKYNQNPVLRNRKLAAAALKYREDKYYQSFVKERYKEKYRSDTKCRERSKKLYDKNRDVKREISTEKYRRNTSHREDVKLRSKEKYRTDPVHKEEMKKRSTVKYQTNAKHREEMKKRSIIKYQSDEKHREEMKKRSIIKYQSDEKHRENVKIRSKQIYNSDEAHKKRVNSASIRRYNTDESYRKRNLRKRSMKYETDDGFRTRAKVYSKEMYASSSNVRLKKKDALIQQRRAKRQKLDNEEEVAALFRCKVKEGINYICCCCNRLLFENQVQRCNPPSYEKNTEGASAAEVCIQTKYLHQCSEFCLPNCTRSSLWICFTCHRKILKGKIPAEATVNNLILEDIPKELSDLNSLERHLIALQIPFMKVMGLPHGGQKNVHGPVVCVPSDMKKVANLPLKEDENLLLRVKLKRKLNYKGYFEYQFVDPKHVFAALDYLKQNNKWYASVTIDKNWKENDFGEEVTEVTDEVQLDDVEHQELATDTCLQPLDIAQEVLDHFFDDIYSIAPGEGKNPVRMLQEPGNEAKSFPYLFPSGKFSWNDDRPERITLSRYFNNRLMNADNRFAKDTSYIFFSQYLSELNQVIEKTQISIRKSVTKIGSDKLVTPDMLQDPETLSKLLRNDEALRFMQPIRGTPAYWSAAQKDLFAMLRQLGIPTWFCSFSAAEHRWNDSIRTILQQQNDHRDPDLLDWSEKNEVLKSNPVTVARMFEQRFHVFQKDVILSPSEPIGKVIDFFQRVEFQQRGSPHMHCLYWVENSPKIDQDGEEAVCNFVDKYVSCAVPLEEEDAELRSIVLAVQQHSKKHSKSCRKKGSECRFNFPRPPSVRTFITSPETDEIDQNIETETKNETEKRVAKDMLMRVWDEMQLDSNSSSTVGEIFNALGLTQEQYETAYNIITKKKAIVLQREPCELWTNQYNPCLLRCWDANMDIQFVLDPFSCIVYIISYISKSEREMGMLLKQTKIEAEEGNCEARQTLKKIGSAYLKHREVSAQEAVYRVCNLKMKECSRKVVFIPVGENPTRLTKPLSQIKRATHKEREEANDDGNEEEDLWMTNIVERYENRPNKIMFHDMCLAQFCSEYRVLAKSQVPKTPNENVFELQNSKGFVQKRTRTKPAVIRYPRFSVDKMSEKYYQCLLQLFLPHERTTQLKPTGFDLYQTFYENGHVKVRNDKTLQAVKILVDTNHAKFAENEEMIADAQETFETIGEPQDAWASLCPETELIRKECIEERSTLNVLDDHVDEIPEMETEANSADVMFKVQQNNQSREEALQIIQNLNETQRNIFYYIRDWCIEKSTGQNPDPFHIFITGGAGTGKSHVIKAIHYESSRLLAKNLSTPDSLSVLLSAFTGTAAFNIGGNTIHHLFALPKYMRLPYEPLKEQILSEIRVQLRDLSVLVIDEVSMVYKRLLYYIHERLVQIKKSKKPFGGVSVIAVGDFYQLPPVKQRKDERLYKSNISYPVDHWQELFKVVELTEIMRQKQDVPFAEILNSLRTRELREPLKTDTLSMLHECVREGPEDVLHVYATNDEVNNFNLKMLRKSCKEFVEIDARDFEKDTATGKLTLRRKPISRSKTDGLSSSLLIAVNARVMLTRNCNVEDGLVNGVMGNISNFILKDGNVDHVLAVGVIFDNKNVGKHTGRKTSQGNVVLIERVQEEVVEKKSKSYVRHQFPLRLSWACTAHKVQGMTVDKVVVNLDRTFSAGQGYVALTRVRSKDGLFIETDDVKTLEKKMDFLSTLKLEEMHTMISLQICKTKVLERVAVLLCISKAMDMIIKLILFL